A section of the Oryza sativa Japonica Group chromosome 1, ASM3414082v1 genome encodes:
- the LOC4325399 gene encoding uncharacterized protein encodes MMESARFVYELDHGGEGEEEEEEDACFLDIYVHGARGIHNICIYAAQDVYARLALTSSPDDAPALDTRVAAGGGANPRFDERLPPLRVRRARLGTDVLKCEIWMRSCARRLLDDQLLGFALVPLAAVAAADGARLAQDFSLSSTDLFHSPAGTIRLSLALHSGPPGDACPPPERAAAEPSITSEVVILEPAPPVDYARIEFPDLNAVKENDDMAVQYLPFLHLADAQAMDDDDCEMATSPREEKPASSDDGSKNASTSTTTAVSDDNRAVTRKARPDADDAATAPMSCRSPDTPTSNGGKPSSSDKEKGAAEDVFDSPPLRDIDMEAEQSAMQRQIMEMYMKSMQQFTESLSKMKLPMELDGDNGVVVQKEEKPEAEVKLQPKKDGARVFYGSRAFF; translated from the coding sequence ATGATGGAGTCGGCGAGGTTTGTGTACGAGCTGGATCATGGGGgagaaggcgaggaggaggaagaggaggacgcCTGCTTCTTGGACATCTACGTGCACGGCGCGCGCGGCATCCACAACATCTGCATCTACGCGGCGCAGGACGTGTACGCCAGGCTCGCGCTCACGTCCAGCCCGGACGACGCGCCGGCGCTCGACACGCGcgtcgcggcgggcggcggcgccaaccCGCGCTTCGACGagcgcctcccgccgctgcgcgtcAGGCGGGCGCGCCTCGGCACCGACGTGCTCAAGTGCGAGATATGGATGCGGAGCTGCGCCAGGCGGCTGCTCGACGACCAGCTCCTCGGCTTCGCGCtcgtgccgctcgccgccgtcgcggccgccGACGGCGCGCGGCTCGCGCAGGACTTCTCGCTGTCGTCCACCGACCTCTTCCACTCGCCGGCGGGGACCATACGGCTCTCGCTCGCCCTCCACTCCGGACCACCCGGCGACGCGTgcccgccgccggagcgcgccgccgccgagccgtcgATCACGTCGGAGGTGGTGATCCTCGAGCCAGCGCCACCGGTGGACTACGCGAGGATCGAGTTCCCTGACCTTAACGCGGTGAAAGAAAACGACGACATGGCCGTGCAGTACCTGCCGTTCTTGCACCTCGCCGACGCGCAggccatggacgacgacgactgcgaGATGGCCACGAGCCCGCGCGAGGAGAAGCCGGCGTCCTCGGACGACGGGAGCAAGAACGCCTCGACGTCGACGACCACCGCCGTCAGCGACGACAACAGGGCGGTGACGCGCAAGGCGCggcccgacgccgacgacgccgccaccgcgccgatGTCGTGCCGCTCGCCGGACACGCCGACGTCCAACGGCGgcaagccgtcgtcgtcggacaAGGAGAAGGGCGCCGCGGAAGACGTGTTCGACTCGCCGCCCCTGCGCGATATCGACATGGAGGCGGAGCAGAGCGCGATGCAGCGGCAGATCATGGAGATGTACATGAAGAGCATGCAGCAGTTCACCGAATCGCTGTCCAAGATGAAGCTGCCGatggagctcgacggcgacaaTGGCGTCGTCGTCCAGAAGGAGGAGAAGCCGGAGGCAGAGGTGAAGCTGCAGCCCAAGAAGGATGGTGCAAGGGTGTTCTACGGAAGCAGAGCTTTCTTCTGA